One Fundulus heteroclitus isolate FHET01 chromosome 11, MU-UCD_Fhet_4.1, whole genome shotgun sequence DNA segment encodes these proteins:
- the layna gene encoding layilin yields MKMDLVMIAFLLLFCVHPSAAASLITADIFEARGQRVCKAGRGRPCYKLAYFTELRWKLNFEEAESACRRDGGQLLSIESASEQKVIEQLIRDLRPTDGDFWIGLRRGAGHEDSSINCSSQYYWLDGSISTFRNWHIDEPSCGYEVCVVMYHQPSAPAGHGGLYMFQWNDDNCETKNNFICKYTAEKSLEPTLSPNSSRKDVFLPSALPWDPRDGNRERRTAVNLVYVIIPTIPLILLLLTVMGVCCFKVLLRRRRNEQKSEVCQTDPSPTPTDVYNVIRSQKDDDLVSARPQTKNKSFLCSSPDTPTGDYDNLGGRDTESGFVTLASTESDLLNFDLNDLSLGRRGARDFYDSSLGRSAKRELNDGSLGRTRNREFYDRSLGRRTTKSELYSGCVYGDHGLYDSSIRAGSDLYDARLKAGGQSGKVDLYQTYVTSSRHEAFQTSLGGYANRKSFHTNLDSYRNGLNLDSGERYFNEQEWLNRERY; encoded by the exons ATGAAGATGGATCTGGTGATGATCGCTTTTCTTCTGCTCTTTTGTGTTCATCCGTCTGCAGCAGCAAGCCTCATCACAG CAGACATATTTGAAGCGAGGG GCCAACGAGTGTGCAAGGCCGGGAGAGGGAGACCGTGTTACAAGCTGGCCTATTTCACAGAGTTGCGCTGGAAGCTGAACTTTGAGGAGGCGGAGAGCGCTTGCAGGCGAGATGGAGGCCAGCTGCTGAGCATCGAGTCTGCGTCTGAGCAGAAGGTCATAGAGCAGCTCATCAGAGATCTCCGTCCCACCGATGGAGACTTCTGGATAGGGCTCCGGCGTGGAGCGGGACACGAGGACAGCAGCATTAACTGCTCGTCTCAGTACTACTGGCTGGACGGGAGCATATCCACATTCAG GAACTGGCACATTGATGAGCCGTCGTGCGGCTATGAGGTGTGTGTGGTGATGTACCACCAGCCGTCGGCTCCCGCCGGTCACGGCGGCCTCTACATGTTCCAGTGGAATGACGACAACTGTGAAACCAAAAACAATTTCATCTGCAAGTACACAGCAG AGAAGTCACTGGAACCCACTCTGTCTCCCAACTCCAGTAGGAAAG ATGTCTTCCTTCCATCCGCACTTCCATGGGATCCAAGAGACGGCAACCGGGAAAGAAGAACAG CTGTTAATTTAGTTTATGTCATCATTCCCACAATCCCActcatcctgctgctgctgacagtgatgggagtttGCTGCTTCAAAGTGCTCCTCAGACG AAGGAGGAACGAGCAGAAATCGGAAGTATGCCAAACAGACCCCAGTCCGACTCCCACAGACGTCTACAACGTCATCCGCTCCCAGAAGGATGATGACCTGGTTTCTGCTCGCCCACAGACAAAGAACAAATCCTTTTTGTGCTCCTCACCGGACACGCCGACAGGCGACTACGACAACCTGGGCGGTCGGGACACAGAGAGCGGCTTTGTGACTCTTGCGAGCACAGAGAGCGACTTGCTGAACTTTGACCTGAACGACCTCAGCCTGGGGCGTCGGGGCGCCCGAGACTTCTACGACAGCAGCTTGGGCCGCTCGGCAAAGAGGGAGCTGAACGACGGCAGTCTGGGTCGCACCAGGAACAGGGAGTTTTACGACAGAAGCTTGGGCCGCCGCACCACTAAGAGCGAGCTTTACAGCGGCTGTGTGTACGGGGACCACGGCCTGTACGACAGCAGCATCAGGGCCGGCAGTGACCTTTATGATGCCAGACTGAAGGCTGGAGGTCAGTCAGGAAAGGTTGATCTCTACCAGACATATGTTACCAGCAGCAGGCACGAGGCGTTCCAAACCAGCCTGGGAGGCTACGCCAACCGAAAGTCCTTCCACACAAACCTGGACAGCTACAGAAACGGCCTGAATCTCGACAGCGGAGAGAGGTACTTCAATGAGCAGGAATGGCTAAACAGAGAGAGATACTGA